In Clostridiaceae bacterium, a single window of DNA contains:
- a CDS encoding phosphatase — MRLVADIHTHTISSGHAYSTIQEMAAGAKQNGMEMIAITDHGPSLPGASGIFHFSNMKVIPEYIYGIRIIKGVEANIINSDGDVDIPDRVLRKMEFVLASLHDVVIEPFSMDENTRALINVLKNPLIDAVAHPGNPKFQVDIEKVVKAAKEYNKLLEINNQSFITRRGSEENCIKFALKCKEYGVRVVCGSDAHISFEVGIFDKVYKILEKAEMPEELVLNTSTDKIENYLLERKKRIGK, encoded by the coding sequence TTGAGACTGGTAGCCGACATTCATACACACACAATATCAAGCGGCCATGCGTACAGCACAATACAGGAGATGGCAGCGGGAGCAAAACAAAATGGTATGGAAATGATAGCCATAACAGATCATGGACCTAGTTTACCTGGAGCATCAGGAATTTTTCATTTTTCAAATATGAAGGTTATACCTGAATATATATATGGAATAAGGATAATAAAGGGAGTAGAAGCAAATATTATTAATAGTGACGGAGATGTGGACATTCCGGATCGCGTGCTAAGAAAAATGGAGTTTGTTTTAGCCAGTCTCCATGATGTGGTAATTGAACCTTTTTCAATGGATGAGAATACCAGGGCATTGATAAATGTACTGAAAAATCCCTTGATTGACGCGGTAGCTCATCCTGGAAATCCAAAATTTCAGGTTGATATAGAAAAGGTTGTAAAAGCTGCAAAAGAATATAATAAACTATTAGAGATAAACAACCAATCTTTCATTACCAGAAGAGGCAGCGAAGAGAACTGTATAAAATTCGCATTAAAATGCAAGGAATATGGTGTACGTGTTGTTTGTGGAAGTGATGCACATATTAGTTTTGAAGTAGGTATTTTTGACAAGGTTTATAAAATTCTGGAGAAAGCAGAGATGCCTGAAGAACTTGTTTTAAATACTTCAACAGATAAAATTGAAAATTACCTCTTAGAGAGAAAGAAAAGAATTGGTAAATAA
- the rapZ gene encoding RNase adapter RapZ, with amino-acid sequence MKFIVITGISGAGKSLVAKYLEDLGFFCVDNLPPSLIPKFAEICYQSRGKMDKIALVIDVRGGELLNDLFPALDELKAAGLSYSIIFMEASDKVLVKRYKESRRMHPLATEGRLIKGINDERKLLEPIKKKADHIIDTSNLTPRQLKEEITGIIVEGKVFKGMIINIISFGFKYGIPIECDLVFDVRFIPNPYYISSMKNLTGKNEAVKDYVFKFNETTEFLNKLSDMLDFLIPNYIKEGKSQLVIGIGCTGGRHRSVVIADTLQAILSKKEYTVITDHRDINKSSKGAL; translated from the coding sequence GTGAAATTTATTGTGATTACTGGGATTTCTGGAGCCGGAAAGAGTCTGGTCGCGAAATATTTGGAAGACTTAGGTTTCTTCTGCGTTGATAATCTTCCACCTTCACTTATTCCAAAATTTGCCGAAATCTGCTATCAGAGCAGGGGGAAAATGGACAAAATCGCCCTGGTGATTGATGTGCGTGGAGGTGAATTGTTAAATGACCTGTTTCCGGCATTGGATGAATTAAAAGCTGCAGGACTGTCATATAGTATTATATTTATGGAAGCCTCTGATAAGGTATTGGTAAAAAGATATAAAGAGAGCCGGCGTATGCACCCGCTGGCTACAGAAGGAAGGCTTATTAAGGGTATCAATGATGAACGCAAACTCCTGGAACCAATAAAAAAGAAGGCGGACCATATTATAGATACTTCAAATCTTACTCCAAGGCAGTTAAAGGAAGAAATTACCGGTATTATTGTAGAAGGAAAAGTTTTTAAGGGAATGATAATAAACATTATTTCCTTTGGCTTCAAATACGGTATACCCATAGAGTGTGACCTTGTTTTTGATGTCCGTTTTATACCAAATCCTTATTATATTAGTTCAATGAAAAACTTAACAGGGAAAAATGAAGCAGTAAAGGACTATGTATTCAAGTTTAATGAAACAACTGAATTTTTAAACAAATTATCGGACATGCTTGACTTTCTCATACCGAATTATATAAAAGAAGGAAAATCCCAGCTTGTTATTGGAATTGGTTGTACCGGAGGAAGACACAGATCAGTTGTAATTGCGGATACTCTTCAGGCAATTCTCTCTAAAAAAGAGTACACTGTTATTACTGATCACAGGGATATTAATAAAAGCAGTAAAGGAGCACTTTAA
- the murB gene encoding UDP-N-acetylmuramate dehydrogenase, with product MDKNRIFKALSDIVGNENVMQDEPLKNHTSMKCGGPADFLLTPCSIESLREVIEFCSAENLPIFVMGNGTNLIVRDKGIRGVVVKLSEKFSQYTVKDNIIEAEAGIFVSKLARIALENELTGMEFAEGIPGTLGGAVTMNAGAYGGEMSDIVIRTHYLDNQNNINIIEGKQHKFGKRTSFIQQDGGIVLKSEILLKKGNKDEIKTLMESFKNQRREKQPLELPSAGSIFKRPEGFFAGKLIQDCGLRGYRIGGAEVSCKHCGFIVNADNASSADIINLIEYIQEKVKEKFGVTLQTEVKIVGEE from the coding sequence CTGGATAAAAACAGAATTTTTAAAGCTTTATCTGATATTGTTGGAAATGAAAATGTTATGCAGGATGAACCTTTAAAAAATCATACTTCCATGAAATGTGGAGGTCCGGCAGATTTTTTACTTACCCCTTGCAGTATTGAGAGTTTACGTGAAGTTATCGAATTTTGCAGCGCAGAGAATTTGCCTATATTTGTTATGGGAAATGGGACAAATCTTATTGTAAGGGATAAAGGAATAAGAGGAGTGGTAGTAAAGCTTTCTGAAAAATTTAGCCAATACACTGTTAAAGATAACATAATTGAAGCTGAGGCCGGTATTTTTGTTTCTAAATTAGCCAGAATAGCTCTGGAAAATGAACTCACAGGAATGGAATTTGCAGAAGGTATACCAGGTACCCTTGGTGGAGCAGTTACCATGAATGCAGGTGCTTATGGTGGTGAAATGTCAGATATAGTTATCAGGACCCACTACCTTGACAACCAGAACAATATTAATATCATAGAAGGCAAACAGCATAAATTTGGCAAGAGAACAAGTTTTATACAACAGGACGGAGGTATTGTCCTAAAGTCTGAAATTTTATTAAAAAAAGGGAATAAAGATGAAATAAAAACATTAATGGAATCATTCAAGAATCAAAGAAGAGAAAAGCAACCTCTGGAATTGCCAAGTGCAGGCAGCATTTTCAAAAGGCCGGAGGGTTTCTTTGCAGGGAAATTGATCCAGGATTGTGGCTTAAGAGGATATAGGATTGGAGGGGCTGAGGTTTCCTGTAAACATTGCGGGTTTATAGTGAATGCTGATAATGCTTCTTCTGCCGATATAATTAATTTAATAGAGTATATTCAGGAAAAGGTAAAAGAAAAATTTGGAGTTACACTTCAAACTGAAGTAAAAATTGTTGGAGAAGAGTGA